One Nicotiana tabacum cultivar K326 chromosome 23, ASM71507v2, whole genome shotgun sequence genomic window, ataatttatattttggaactgtgctctaataatttgagcaatcaatcttggaaaaagccaaactacaagttgataacaaatgcacatgtgaccaaaGAATAGATGcttctattaaaatcatataatagtaaacgatcgacatggcaggtgactggacccatatatttatcaccttttattagttccagaaatcaaaggattcaatcccaactttaactgatatatcatgagaataagcagtataagagaattcttgaagaatcttatatttcttcaatatatgtcaatgtaattctcaattaatttttcgcattataattgaaccgagatggtcaaccgatcatgccaactaatatttgttttagtaaacctctagtttacttgtgacatatgattccatcatcatgcttatatttgtgtagtacaactaaaaaaaaatcgggtaatctttcatatttatccgttatgattatagaaatatgaaaatattcaatatttctttcatttataatctcaatatgccaaccactttgacttatacatttgaaactcaaaaagtttcttttgagactttgcAATATCAATGTCGTGAATACTTTTATTCATctgggtagtaacaaattaattttttcgGAGCTCTTAACaatttttgtactacaagatcttttgtcacaccattcaTATAGTAAATATCTCCTTCATGGAGAAGgcacaacaaaatattttttggtgtatcacatgtacgcgaccaatgacatattcatgtaaccacacaataatatttattctctttattttactcaaaTCTCCCTCAGAGGTGAGTTGTGTGCTATTCATccaatcatgcattgcatgtatttattcattacttttatcacatattacAATATTCACATTTAGGAATGggtctgcattctcaatgcttatcacaagtcacattttcTTCAATGTATGTATCATAATCGGCGGCGAGCTTTATTATTTTGCATACCAACTTGATGGTAAACATTACCTTCACATTTTGAagaactattattattattattattgtgaaggcaatgtttacctCTTGAGTTAAACTATTCATAATGTCATTTGGATATAATTCTCAACAATAGACTTTCGTTTACTCAAATCAGCTAAGTAATTAGTATCAAACAgatatatgaaaatacaaaataatattaaaaattcacATGTGGTATTTGCTGCAATAAGCTTACTTCAAGATGAAAGTGATATGACTAgaacattaaagaaaaataatgtatcaaataaaataatatagtatTACTAGTTACCATGGACTTTTATGGAAACTAAGTATTATGCTCTCTAGAAAAACACAGAGATATAGCAGaacctttaattgaaaaaaatcattaacaatatttttaacattaaAGAAAAAGTCAATACTGGAATGACTCTACCATCTTGTTGCCTCCCACATCAGTTATAAAATAGGAGCAGTTATGTATTTTAAGTCACAGGAAACTAAAccctttttttatatttaatgGAGTGTACTAAGAATATCGTgtacaaataatgaaaaattggaTTGCAGAGATACAAACTCACTCAATTTTTCAATATACGAGAATTAAAAGTTTTGATCGGCCAATgctaattcaaaatatttttccattTGGATCGTatatttatttatcaataacgTATGCTAGTTGTGCTATTAAGATTACCCGAGAGAAACTTACCTCACATTACCTTTTCAAAAGTCAGAATGGCGCATGATGGTCAAGCATATATTTTATAGTAAAACGTTCAGTTAAGGGAAACTTTACATAAggttcttgctttttttttttttaactaaggAACCAAAGTTCCTCAAATGACTTTGCAAAAGCTGTAGTAGCTCCCCAATTTCTTGTACTTCTTTTGGTCTTTGGTTTAGTACGTAACTCTTGGCTGCATCATTATATACTTCTGATTCTTATAATAAGATTTATATAACCAAGATACGAGATGAAAAAGATCAGACCAAACTTACAACAAATATTAGAAACTCGTTCATTGAAATGGATATTGATAatgcaacaaaataaaataagtaaaacATGGAGAAGTAATTAGTTTATATTTAAGTATTTTCGTTTATAAAGTAAAACACTTAAGAATATGAATGGATTTGTAAGAAGAAAATATTTAGCATTGAAAACTTTCATAACAAATAAAGAACCTATGAGAAAAAcgaataagaaaataaattaattaaaaaggatTAGAAATCGTATCTTAGCATTAGCATTATATGCCTTATCACAGTGTACTGGTCTGCTCAACCTTATTGTTACTTCAGTTATGTTTGATACCATTCCTTGAAATTGCTAAATGAGAAAAAAAAGCTTATCTCTTCAAGATGAATATTAGGCACGGCAGGAACATGCCTTTTATGATGTAGGACAATTTTGTAGATGTAAGTAACTCAATTGATTAGGgcatcgtgctgataacgtgttataaaataaaagcaacttagtaaaatatgaacaagacatgttgttatatgaaataaaagcaatttagtaaaacatgaacaagaaatggagatagagagaaggaagagattttcttctttaattgtgtgtattttcttatctattacaagacctttatatagatataaaaagtgaagaaaaatatgtcattgaatatgtcattaagcatttgagaaaatCATATAGGAAGattagacatccaccataatttgatttttcttataacaattCGCGATTTATAAAGTATGTGATTTATAAGACGGCATTTATGCGATTTACTATTCTGTAATTTATCAGTAGCATTTGAAAATCGCGATTTATTGGCCCATATTAGTTATGAaagaagagaataagaaaaagaaaaataagcagCAGTAAAAAGGGGAAAGGAAAGCGCACACTCGAAAAGTGTTTCAAAAACCCTCTCTTCTTCTCCTCCGTCACCGGCAACGACAGCTGAAACTCTGAAAGTTACGCTTCAAAAATCTCATCTCACATTCATACTACAACCGTAAAGGTTTCTTTCTTTCTCACCACTTCCTCAAATTTTCAACCAATGGAGAGAAGAAGATTCGACGAATCCTCTGTACTTCCTCACTCTATTGCCGTCGGTTCAGGTCTCCGGTCTTCTCCTCCACCTCGTCCTCCCAATTACACTTGTCGCCGTGTCCAGGTAACGTTAAATACCTCATTTTCACTTACAAACACCTTCTTACACTTCCAATTTTTTTCAATAGTTGAGTTTAAATCTATCTTTTGCTCACCTCGTTGTTTTCCTAGTTTATCTATTTTGCTAATGACAGCTTAATTTGCATTATTTTTAATCCTTTTCTGTGCTAAAAATGTGCTGTAGTAATAAATGTAAGAGATTTGTATGTCAGTGTTGGGATATTGTTTGATTTAAACAATCCCTAGTTTTAGAGGAATCCAACTATATTTAGTTATGGCTAATTATTGAGTATTGGAATGACATGGCTCCAATTATAGTTGGATGGATATAGCCTCATGGTTTAGTTCAAGTGGCAAAGGTTGAGGACTTGTGAATTAGGTCACATGTTCGAGCCTTGCGTCATGTGAACTAAGCTTGGTATTTAAGTTGAGAAGGGTTAGAGCGGCCCATTATCTCCGAGTTTCGTAGGCTGCTGTTGATCCTAAGTTGGCCCCAGACGGGCTTCTTGGTCTTTAGAAAATGTTAGAGTTGAATGGACATAGATGATTCCTGTAGCGGATCCGAACTTGTTTGACATTGAAGTGTAgttattgtttttgttgttgtatatCCATTTTGGAATAGTCTTCATACGTTATTTTGTGATGTTACTCCACAGTTTGAGCATGTATTTTTACTGGCATTGCTGTTTGCATATGCTTTGCTTATTAAGCAACTCCAAGGGAATATATCTGGTGTTTCGACATGCAGAATAGAATCTCTGTTTTTCACATACGAGCTTTGTCAAGGTTAAACTATGTGGTGAGTTAGGTCTGTTGTGATGCAGTTGGGTGTTCTAGTGGAATTGGGAGGGTTTCTCGTTAAGAGTGCTCTCATCAAAACCTTAATGATGGATAGTGTGTATGCTGAAAGAGGACACCGCAGGGATACggctttaagaaataaaattgGAGATTTATTAGGAATACACTTTTTTCCTTTAAGATTTCATATTGACATGGGGTTTATCTGGTAAAGAGTCAATTACGATACTGACTGTATCTTATAGTCATGGAGTTCTTCCCTCTCCTTACATGTTGGCCTCTCTATAGCCGTTCAGGCAAGTCTTTTTGTGGCGACCGTTTGATGAAGAAACATCCTTGCCTCCTTGGTTAAGCATCTTTGTGATTTTTTTCATCTAAAGATAAATGCATAGGGTTGATGTGGGGAAATTTGTAGCAATTCCAAAAGTCTAAATTTGTTAtctttgagaatgatggtaactTTTCATAGTGGGggtaattttggatttatttATATGTCAGTTGTGGGCAGCACCTGGTTGGCTGCTTGTACTAAAAAGAATATGAAGATTCCTCTTTCGAGAAGATATATTGGTACTTGGAACTTATTATTTGTCACAAATGGCTACTCTATCTTATTTCAATTTTCTTTCGTGAattgcatcatcatcatcaacaacaacatatccagtGTGATCCCACATGTGGGGTATAGGAAggatagagtgtacgcagaccttattagttacccctaccttgtgtgagatagagagactgtttctgatATACCCTCATCTCAAGAAAAACGTTTCCAAAATATAGACCCTCATCTCAAGAAAAACGTTTCcaaaataagtttaaaaaatacaAGAGTAAAGATGCTATGCTGAAAATACCGAAGAAAAGAAACGTATTGGtagcaaaaataataatataaccaAAGCAAAGGCAACAACAATAGTAATAAAATTGAAGAATAATATAACAATAATAAGGAGAAGAGGGAACAAATAAGGTGCTCTAAACTAGAACCATGTCCTGCTTTATAAAAGAGAGAAATCGCTTGACTACCTATTAATCTTCTatcctaattctcgacctccatgCTCACCTATCTAGGGTCATGTCCTTAGTAAGCTGAGATGTGCCATGTCCTGTCTAGTCAACCTCTCCCCAATTATTCTTCGGTCTACCTCTATCTCTCCTTAGACCTATCGGTGTTAACCTCTCGCACTTCTCACTGGGGCATCTATGAACCTCTTCACATACCCGAAGCACCTCAGCCTCGCTTCCCTCATTTGGTCCACCATGGAGGCCACTCCCACCTTGCCCCATATATTTCCGTTCCCAATCTCACCTCTCCTAGTATGCTCATACATCAATTAAGCATCCTCATTTCCTCTACTTTTATCTTATGAATGTGTGAGTTCTTGAGTGGCCAATACTCTGCCCCATATAACGTAGTTGGTCTTTTAACCACTCTATAAAACTTAACTTTTAATCTTGGTGGCACCTTCTTATCACATAGGACACCAGATacgagcctccatttcatctaGCCCCCACTCTAACATCAATCTCCTCATTTCCTTAGATTATTGATCCAAGATATTTGGAGCTTTCTCTCTTaggatgacttgtgtatcaatCTTCACTTCCATATCCGCCTCATGTGTTGCGTCACTGAATTTGCACTCCAAGTACCCTGTTTTAGTCCCGCTCAAtctgaaacctttagactctacggtctgtctccaaacctctagtcTAGCGTTAACCCCACCGCctgtctcgtcaatcaatactaTGTCATCTGTAAATGTATATTGCATCAATCTGCATGCAAAAGTAAATCATTGAATCACCATCGTATTTTGAATCAAGGGTTAAAACTAGGAAAACAACTATAGGCACCCTGAAGGATCTTACTTGGTTAGTTGGTTATTTAATTTAGTCTTCGAGTTGGTGACTTTTCTTAGACGGAGACCCAGGAGCAACTAAGCAAGCTAAGGTTTTGCTGTTATTCTTTCCGATTTTCCCTTTGTGTGTTGTGTATGAGGAAAAatgttttcttgaaaaataagtaGGTTTCACACTTATTTTCCGTGTTTAGTTAGTTAGTGGAAAAGTATTATTATGGATTGCTAATAATGTCTAAGTGTTGGTAGGAGCAAGGGTGGATGACCTTCCAGTTTTTATAGAATTATTTCATAACTGGATCTCACTGCAGGGAGCATTGAAGCACTTGGCATCAATTGATCCATTGGAATTATGTGATGAAGCCAAAGTAGAGCACTGCCGGGCAACTAGAGATCTAAGAAGTTGTGGACGACATGTACAAAGTGTGTTGAATTCATGCGGTCATGCCTCTTTATGTGAGGAATGCAGCCAGAGATGTGATGTTTGCCCTATATGTAGGATCTCTTTACCAAAAGATGCCGATAGACTTCGACTGCGCCTATATTACGAGTGCATAGAAGCAGGTCTCATCTCCAAGAGGTGTGATGATAGATTACAAGAGAAAGAGGACAGTGATAAACAACTGGTTGCTGATATCCAGCGGCTTTATACTTTGTTTGATGTGGCACTGGAAAACAATCTGGTTTCTCTAATATGCCACTGTATCCTTTCATACTATTAGTGCCAGTGGTGGACTAACATCTTTTGAGTTTCGAATAGTTTTCTTGCAAGGAAATTAGTTAAAAAGCTGTTaatctttttctttattgttcTGTTAATTCTTTGTGAGAGGAGATAACCGTAAAAGGAATAAATTGGTGGTTGATTGTATGGTTCTTTTCTTACTTAGGAGAGTAGAACCTCTTAACTTCTTTGTAGTTGgttatatattttattatgttgtcttAACGACTGCAAACAGATGTGATAGATGTTTGTATGGATGAAAGTGCTGTGTCCAGTGATCCCATCATTGCTTTCTTGCTTGATGAGGTGGTGGTCAAAGATTGGTGCAAGAGGACGTTCAACAATATTTTGACCGAGATTCAAGTGATATGTATCCTAATAATTAAAGCTTGTAGTGTACTTCTAATTCCTTATCAAAGGGGAAATAGCGTTCCTTGATTTTGTTATAGATAATCTATCCATGAATGCACTGAAAGAGAACTTGAGTTTATTTCTCAAGTTCTCTGTGAAGTTAGGTGGTATCTCTAACGTCATTGACGTCTTGGAATCATCATTCAAAGGTTCTCTTTCTGCAAAGCTTCATGATCTACACCACCTTCAAGAGAGCATCTTAAAGACAAAACAGGTAAGCTTTCCACAGATTCTTGCAAGTGGACCCAAGCcacctcttcttcatttcttatttttgccttttttttttttgggaagaaAATCTATGAGCACAAAGAAATTGCACAGGTTCACTATTTCTTTATGCTACTTGCATTAACTAGAGATTCTGGATGATGTGATGAGCTAGTGATTATCACTATTCAGCTTTTGTCTGCACTGTTGCTTTCTGTATCTATTATGTTACACAATTTGAATTTTGTATCTTGCCGGTCTGACAACTTCTTGATTACACTCAATGAGATTATTACTGCTGTGCAAATCTGCAGCATGTGGATATTATGATTTGGTGTATAAGGCATGAGTTCTTGGAGAATGTGAGTTCTAGGCATAGAGATTTTGCATCGTGGCGAGCTCTGGTCAGTGGAAGGAAATCAGCTGCAATTAAACGTGCATGGCCCGATTCAATAAGTCATTCTGAGGAATCCAATGGACAATATCGTTCCACTCTCTTTATTGAAGATGCTCTTTCGAATATTGAAGCAGCAGAGCAGGGAGACGTAGATGATCATGAAGAAGAGTTAGCACTTGCCTATTTGCAGAAGGATGGTGGTTCTTTATATTCGAGGTCAAAAATAGAGGGAATGGCTGGATGCTATCCATTTGAGAATTTGCGAGCTGCTGTTGACATTCTCTTTTTACGAGGAAGTTCAGACTTGGTGGTCGCAAAACAAGCAACTGTATCCTTTTGTAATtgaatatttaatatattttatgtttttgttttctttttttggatAAGTAGTTGATTTGTAGTGGATTTTTTATGAGAACTGTTCcctttctcttttccttcatcCTTCAAAGTTCTTGTATTATATGTTTGACCGGCAATGGACAGTACCTGATGAGGAGTGGAGACATATCATTGATGATTTTGCTGCCACTTTTGGTGTGACCAGACACTCGCTATTGGAATCCTTTACATTTTTCCTTTTAGATGATGAAGGTGCTCTGGCTCTGAAGGTAAGGATGGAAGTTCTGTTCAATAATAGCTTCTGAGAGTATTTTGTAGACTTCGTTATCTTATAATAATCTCATATCAATTTTTCTTAATGTCGTCattaaaaatcaattttttttattgtcaACTGTGCTCCTAATGAGTTGTAACTTGTGCATTTGCACTGTCTTTCTCTGCCTGATCTTAGGATGTAATCAAATGCTATTGAACGGAAGTGAAATTAGTGAGTGGAAAAGGACGAGGATACCCaatgttaaagtatatcttttcCGTCCAGGAGAGTAGACTAAGTATTTGGATTTACTTTTATTCTTTCCGAGTTTTTGTGGGCGGGAGCGGGACATCTATTTGGGGGAAGACCATCAGAGATGATGCTCTTCTTACAGACAGTACTGCCCTCCGATTGCCTTTCTAAAGTTGAGGGATATTCACTTTGTGCTTCAGGTGCACATTGCAACATTCCATTATCAGACTTGGCTAGCAGCTAGAGTGTTTACAGGATGTAAGCGTTTTGACTTGTAGGGTTTTGACACATTTTGTTCCTCTGCGGCCAGAGTTTATGTGATAAACGCGATTCCGGTTTATGTTTTTTTCTTGGGCATCTTATGAACTGTTTTACCTTTTGTCATTTCCACAACCTGAGTAGATTTGGTTATTGTCTCTTCAATTTGTCCTTTTCCAAATAAAGAAATCATCATTGTGAGCCTTCTTAAGCCATTATATGGTCTTTGGACTGGTGCGTGTGCTGAATATCAGTTACTTGTATCCCAGGAAGCCTGTCAACTTCTCCCAGAAATATCAAGTCCAACAATACACCCGAAGGTTGCTCAGGTACTCTTGGAGCGGGAAAACCCTGATGCAGCTCTCATGGTTCTGAGGTGGTCTGGACAAGACGGGACACAGCTAGTTTCACTTCGGGCGGCTGTGACTGGTGTTCGTGTGCGGGTAGAGTGTGGACTTTTGACTGAAGCATTCACGTATCAGAGGCTGGTCTGTGCTAGGATCAAGGAAAAGAAGTTGAGGGGTGAAGAATTTCAGAGTGCTTCTGTTGAAGTAGAGGATCAATGCTGGTCGTGGGGTCTCTGGATGGAGACTCTTGTCACTGAAATTTGTTGTCTTTGCATTAGGAGAAACTTGGTTGACCACATGATAGAACTGCCATGGAATGCTGATGAGGAGAAACATCTTCATAAATACCTGCTGGATTTTACTGCGGAGGATCCTTCAACGGCCATAGGAAGTCTTCTCGTTGTTTTCTATTTACAGGTATTTCTTTCTATATCCAGGTTTCATGTTCTATTCTGCAGTTTTGCCAGCTTGCTGTTGcactcatttcttttattttggcaGCTCATTTACTCACATACATGTTTTTCTCTTTCGCTCGAACTCATTTACTAGTTACTACCTGTAAGAAAATTAAACGAGTATTATGCAATAATCCTTTTGGTGTTGGCCACTAGTGACTAGACTTTTGTCAGATTGCACTTGATTTTTCATGGCAATGTACTGGCAGTAACTGGAGGATTGACTTTGAATGTTGTTTCCTTCTGAAAGTTTTTTTAAAGCTGGGTAAGATCCATCGAAATAGGCAGTCTTAACTTTTCCATCCAGATGAGTGTCAGTTAGAAACATTGCGAAATGTAGATGATTTTGGATTGGTTGACTTTTCACCCATATCTACTTGCACttaacttatttatttatttattaaagccACCTTGTAGTGGCGGGGGGTTTGGCATCGACCCCTACCATGTAGATTAATAACCAAAATATTAAAACATGAAGGAGGGGGACATTAAGCGTAGTTGTGATTCTCTGAACTATTTTGGATGCCATACCAGAGAAGTATTGGATCGTTTTCCTCCCTACTTGCACTTGCCTAATTATACTGATTTAGCACTATCAGTGATGGACCTCTGGATGGTATATAGAGTATTAGATATCGAAGAAAAGAATAAGTGCATGTCAAGGGGACATTCTGACAACTACAACAAACTCTTTGGTACAAGTTATGATAGTCATTTTGCACTAAACATGTTTATTATACTATTATAGAGATAAGTCCTTGACCTTAAGCGTTAAGATGTACTATTTTGCTATATTCACTCCGATTATTTTTCATCAACTAGTACCTCAAACAGGCAACttagagcctgtttggccaagcttttaggaggccgaaagcacttttttttttctttctaaatttgaagtgtttggccaagattCAAAAGTGCATTTGAGCAGTAGCAGAAgccgtttttctttttttttttgggaagaaGCTACAAGTTCTAGCTTCTTCTAAAAAGCAAAAGCAAGTAGAAAATCAACTTTTCAAGACAGAAATATCCTTACCATAAATTTTCATTCCCCAAATTAACCCTCGTTAATTTAtcctttttaatttttgtttctgCCATCGCTTTCTTCATTGTTTTTTATTCTCCTTCTCCTATTCTTCTTTGGAATAGTCTCTTTACTATAAAACGATCTCTTCTTTTATAATAAGATTTATGGAGTAGATTTTTAATTTATACTGAATGAGGTATATTGATATATTTGAATCAAccatgtaaacaataagtaatatCATATACCCAATATTATTTCTTTGGATAACtatattttatgtattaaatctttgatgtatatatttttactttatggTTTATAAATTCAATTCTCTTTTAAATAATACTAGTTGTAAATTATACCTTtacttttactctttttttttttttttaacacaaGTTTTTTTTGGAAAGATTGTTTTGCGTACATTccaccctccctagaccccacttgtgggatcacACTGGGTATGTTGATGATGGCCAAACAAAATTTGCTcatcaaatattgcaaaaaacaTTTCTCAAAtgaattagtcaaacacaaactacttTTTTCCAAAAGTACTTGAAaagcacttttcaaaataaggcagcttggccaaacatgctcttAATACAACATATTTGCTAAAAATGCTACTACTTCGTTGTCTACAACTGCATTCTCTTTCACCCTGTGTATGTGACTGTGTATTTCAAGCAATGAAGCAATAACGAGCTTGATGTTGGATGGATTCCTAAGTTTTTCCTGTGTCTAATTTGTGACTCACTTCccttatcaaaaaaataaaaaaatttgtgACTCACTTCAAGTGTTAAATTTATGGAATGAAGCTCCACCTATTAACCTGGTCACTTTGGTCAGGCATTTCTCTTTGAAGTTTTGAGTTAGTATCATCACAAATAGAATAGGATTTTTATGAAGACATGAACAATTAAGAAAAATGGAATGTGATTATCTTGTTGGTCAGCAAAATTGAGTTATTGAATTATATTACTGATGATAACGCATGTGAAACCATTAATGATGAAAATCATATAGTTTACCATACAGAAGATAACTTCTACTTGAGCCTGTGACACAtatctatgcgtatgtgtattaaCCGGTACCTCTgatggtgggaggtagcaggtgcCAAGTGGAATAGTCGAGCTGCACACTAGCTGTTTCAGACACCATCTTTATTCAAAAAAAGAAGCAAGGAATGTTTGTGTTATATGTATATAATCACTGGCAGGAGTTGATTTCAGGATTAGTTTTGGTACTCTTTTGTCTGTAATCTGTCCATCTGGATGGAGATTTCATATGGTTCCTAACGATTGTAGTACTGTCTTTTCGTACAGCGTCAAAGATATGTTGAAGCATACCAAATTGATCAGAAGCTTCAGGACATGGAGGAAAACTACATTTCTCAAAATTCCGCCACAGAAGAAGTCTTAGACAGGATaaaatcaacaaatcattggaGAACTTGTTTGGTTGTAAGTGAACTTGATCTTTTTGATTTGTTGTTCTCTTTGCAAATATAGGGTTTGAATATTTACTAGTTTCAAGTTTTGGTGTTTGAATTGGAATTTGTTAGAGTGAATAGTACGTGTttgctctgtgaatcatgaacctttttttaaaatgttttttacCCAGATCCTACTCTGGTTAGGAACACACGTGTGCCTAAAcacaatgatcttgttgtcaTTCAAACAGATTATCTGGATTGTTATACGAAAATCATTTGTTTCCATGTCCTAAATCTTAATTGTTCCTTTACTGATTGTATCTCGCTGGCAGCCAGGACCAGTATGTATGGTTACCAGAAGATACAAGCAGTatcccctttttattttatgttaccTAGTTTGACTGAGCATGAGATCATATCAAGGTTGCAATGGTGGTTTTGATATGGTACTTCCAGTCTTTCCTACCCGTCTTTCTCAACAAACCACTAAGAGGTAATCTACGAAAAGCATGACAAGAGAAGTTGAAGTTatggtaagaaagggaaactgcAAAAAAGATAGGGATTAACTAGTTGAATTGTGACGCATAGCAGTGTAGGTCTCTGATCACTGAGTCCTTTACTACTTAAGGTCattgtattgctttgatataATAACGAGCTGACTTCTCATCTTCCTTTCCTGTTTTTCTCTTTGATCACTTTTCAGCTTTTATGATGACAGTGACTTACTTAAACAATTGTCATAGTCTTATTTATTTTAATGTGTAGAAATGCATGTGttgtaatattttgaatttttttctatGTTTTAGGACAAGGGAGTAGAGTTGTTACCAAATATCTTACAACAACAAGTGAGGACAGGGAAGTTGCCTGAAGTTGTTACTTGTAAGGACACAGTTGACATTTCTTTGAAGCCCAATGGTGAAGCTCAAGAACCTATCTTGACCAGTTTATTGGCTAATCCTCCCACTGATCCTACCCTCGTTCAGCGAGTTGATATTGTTAAACATTCTGTTCTTGATGCTCCGCCTGCACTTGGGGGATCATTAAATCTATCTA contains:
- the LOC107782603 gene encoding E3 ubiquitin-protein ligase HOS1 codes for the protein MERRRFDESSVLPHSIAVGSGLRSSPPPRPPNYTCRRVQGALKHLASIDPLELCDEAKVEHCRATRDLRSCGRHVQSVLNSCGHASLCEECSQRCDVCPICRISLPKDADRLRLRLYYECIEAGLISKRCDDRLQEKEDSDKQLVADIQRLYTLFDVALENNLVSLICHYVIDVCMDESAVSSDPIIAFLLDEVVVKDWCKRTFNNILTEIQVIYNLSMNALKENLSLFLKFSVKLGGISNVIDVLESSFKGSLSAKLHDLHHLQESILKTKQHVDIMIWCIRHEFLENVSSRHRDFASWRALVSGRKSAAIKRAWPDSISHSEESNGQYRSTLFIEDALSNIEAAEQGDVDDHEEELALAYLQKDGGSLYSRSKIEGMAGCYPFENLRAAVDILFLRGSSDLVVAKQATFLYYMFDRQWTVPDEEWRHIIDDFAATFGVTRHSLLESFTFFLLDDEGALALKEACQLLPEISSPTIHPKVAQVLLERENPDAALMVLRWSGQDGTQLVSLRAAVTGVRVRVECGLLTEAFTYQRLVCARIKEKKLRGEEFQSASVEVEDQCWSWGLWMETLVTEICCLCIRRNLVDHMIELPWNADEEKHLHKYLLDFTAEDPSTAIGSLLVVFYLQRQRYVEAYQIDQKLQDMEENYISQNSATEEVLDRIKSTNHWRTCLVDKGVELLPNILQQQVRTGKLPEVVTCKDTVDISLKPNGEAQEPILTSLLANPPTDPTLVQRVDIVKHSVLDAPPALGGSLNLSSYKVGHYGSPSSPANPESILGKKLRFDEIATPASRCIDPPAPEMKISRNSLRDSSISRLRNSQTYRVSPEKSQNGFQKESYIFHQISGNHVNSLTSNRGILKDSVEDSYMNYPGKRLLSDAADRPRMLPLNDSIDITWSHEEEGSPTVRLETNGGPRWRSDDTSEDEDYLSPDGLAGVASPARISRGVRRSRIARRR